The Acidobacteriota bacterium genomic interval GCCGGGGCATCGCGCAGATAGGCGGACACGCCGCCCTCCAGATCGATGACGGTCCAGTCGCCTAGCCGGCGCCCCGCCGTCGTCCCCGCACCCGGCGCCAGGCACCCCGTCAGGAGCGCGGCCACGTCGGCCGGTCCCAGTTCCAGGCCCGCCAGCACGTCGAGCAGAACGGCCGGATCGGCGCCGGCGATCACCTGCCGGTCGCGCGGCAGCAGCAGCGTCGCGGCCCGATCGTCCGGGGCCACCAGGATGAAGAGCGCAGCGCCGAACGGCGCCAGCGCTTCCAGCCGAAGCGCTCCACCCTCCACCGCGCCGCGCATCCGCGTGCGGCGCAACGCGGCGTCGTGCGCCCGCCCGCCGATCGACAGGTTGAACTCCATCGACCGGACGGATCGGCACGGCTCGGTGGCGGCCTCCCAGATCGCCGCGTGGTCCGCCAGCGGCACGCCCGTTCCGGACGGCAGCTCGATGCCGCCACGCGCGGATCCGCAGGCGCCGACAAGGGCCGGCAACATCAGAAAAAGGAGAGAGCGTCGAAGGAAGCGCACCGATCGGTGGCTGATCTAAGGCCTATGGCGTCAGCGTTGACGGACGTCGTCGATCTTCTGCTGAATCACGCCGGCATCCACCCCGTCGCGGTCGCCGTTCAGGGCGCGTTCCCATGCGGCGATGGCCTCTTCGAACCGGCCCAGGCGCTCCATCAGGTCGCCCAGGTGGTCCTGCACGACCGAATTGCGCTGTAGCTGCTCGGCCGCCGCGCGCAGCGGCGGCTCGGCGAGGTCAAGCTGATCCAGCTTGAAGTACGCCCAGCCGATGCTGTCGAGATACGACCCGTTGTGGGGATCCACTTCGAGCGCCCGCGCGATGAGCTCGACCGACTCGTTCAGCCGCTCGCCCCGCTCGGCCAGCATGTAGCCGAGGTAGTTGAGAGCGGGGGCGTGGTCCGGATCCTCCTCGATCACGACGCGGAACATCTCCTCCGCTTCGGCGAAGCGGTCGGTCTGCTCGAACATGGCGCCCAACTGGAACGGGATGGACGTCACCGACGGGAACCGCTCGCGCGCCGCTTCGAGCAGCGCGATCGCCTCGCCGTGGCGGTCATGCCGGCTGTAGTAGCTCGCCAGGGCGAGGTGCGCGCGGACATCGTCCGGGTTGCCCTCCAGCACCGCGCGGAGCGCCTCCCCACCCGCGTCCACGTCGCCGCTCCGGGCCAGCAGATCCGCTTCGATCATCTCGATCGACAGGTTGGCGGGATTGTTCACGCGGGCCCGGCGCAAAGCGTCCTGCGCATCCCGATCGCGATCCGCGTCGACGTAGGCCTGAGCCAGCCGGGCCAGGAACCGCACGTCTGACGGCATCAGCGCAATCGCGCCCTCGTAGACGCGAATCGCCCCGTCGCTGTCCTCCAGCATTTCGTACGCGAAGCCGAGCCGGTCGAACACCGTGACCAGCCGCTCGGGACGGACCTCCTGCGACAGGGCGCGGGCCAGCACCGGCGCCAGCGTGTCCACGATCCGCTGGTACTCGCGCCGCCGCTCGAAGACGCGCGCCAGCACGGACGGCCCGCGCAGTCCCTCCGGCTCCAGTTCGATCAGCCGCGCCGCCGCAGTTTCCGCCGCGTCGAAGTTGTTGGTCTCCAGCTCGACTTCCGCCAGCAACCGCCAGGCGAGAGCGTCACGCGGACGCATCTCGAGCAGGTCTTCGATCACGGCGCGGGCGCGCGCCGGCTCGTCCGCTTCGATGAGCGTTCCCGCAAGGCGCTGCCGGACGCTGGCGTTCCGCGGATTGAGGGCGGCGGCCCGTTCGTAGGCGGCGGACGCATCACTCCACCGGCGGCGGCGCTCATACATCTCGCCGAGACGCGCGAGCGCCTGGTAGGTCGGCCGTCCGGTCGCGACCGTCTCCTCGAGGGTCGCCAGCGCTTCCTCCCCGCGTCCCGCCTGCTCGTAGGCCTGGGACAGCAGGAGGCGCGACGGCTGATAGCCAAGCTGGTCCTTCGCGAGCGCCTCCAGCAGGTCGATCGCGTCGTCGTTCTGGCCCGCCCGGAGGTACAGGCGCCCCAACGTCAGCTCCACCTGCAGATCGGGGACCACCGTGTCGCGCGCCTGCTCCAGGTGCGTGATGGCCTGGTCGACGTCCTCGCGCGTCGCCTCGCGGGACATCGCGGCGGATGCATGGTTCATGCCGAGCACGCGGTGCGCGCTCACGTTGGCGGACTCGCGTTCAATCGCCTCGTTCGCGGCGGCGAGCGATTCGTCCTCCCGGCCGGCTCGGGCGTAGAGCCCGGCCAACTCCGCCAGCGGCTCGCCCGACGTCGGATCGAGGCCGGCCGCGTCCCGCAACGCCTGGATGGCGCCGTCGGTATCGCCTTCGCCCTCCAGGTGGCGGCCCAGCATGAAGAGGCGGTACGCCTCGGCGCGATCGCCCGCTTCCAGGTCGGGCCCGGAGGCGGTCTGCGCCGCGGCGGGGAGCCCGGTCACCGGAGCGAGCAGCAGCGCGACGCCGAACAAGGCACAGGTCGGCCGGCGCATGAGAAGGCGATTGTTCCACAGGTAAGGCGGCAGAGTCCACGTCGCGGTTACAATGGGCGTGTCGATGGCCATCGACCCTGAACTGCTCGCCATACTCGCCTGCCCCACCTGCCGGACGCCGGTCACCCTGACGGCGGGCGGCGCCGGCCTCCGTTGCGCCGAATGCCGCCGTGTCTTTCCGATTCAGGACGAGATCCCCGTGATGCTCATGGACGAGGCGATCCCCGAGGATGCGCCGGCGGACGCGGCAGACCCGGGAGGTCCGGCGGATTCAGCGGATCCGGCGGGGGACGATACCCCGAAGCCATGACGACGCACGGCGGGGTCGCAACGGCGGCGTCCCCCGGCCGGCCCGATGCCGGCGCGTCCTGGCCGGGGCGCTTCGAGACCGTCGCGTGGTGGCTGCTGCCGCTGTTCGTCTTCGCGCTGCCGCTCTCCGTCGCCGCCTCCGGCATCCTCCTGACCGCGCTGCTCGCGGTCTGGGCCGGCCTGCTCGTCACGGCGGGCGAACGTCCTGCCGTCCCGGCGTTCTTCTGGCCGCTCGCCGCGTATTCGGGCTGGACGCTCGCAACCGTTCCCTTCTCGATCGACCCGACCGCCAGCCTCATCGAATCGCGCGAGGTGCTGCTCTACCTCACCGTGCCGGTCGTCTACCGCCTGGCCCGGGGGGATCGCGCCTGGTCGATGACGAACGTGGTGCTCACCGCGGGCGCGCTCACCGCGGCGATCGGGATCGTGCAGTACGGCATCCTGGAATTCGACAACCTCGGGCGCCGGCCGAGCGGCTCGATGGGCCACTACATGACGTACGCCGGCCTGCTGATGCTCGCCCTCGTCGTCGCCGTGTCGCGCGTCACGTTCGGCGCGCGCGACCGCCTCTGGGCCGCCCTGATGCTGCCGGCGCTCATGGCCGCGCTGGCGGTTACGCTGACGCGCGGGGCCTGGATCGGCGCTCTCGCCGCCGTCGGCCTCCTGCTCGTGCTCCGCGACCGCCGCCTGCTCCTCGTCGCGCCGGTCGCCGTGCTCGTCGTCTACTTCGTGGCGCCGGCGACGGTCACCGACCGCGCGCTCTCGATCTTCGATCCAGCGAACCCGACGAACCGCGACCGCGTCGCGATGTTCACGGTGGGCGCCGGCATGGTGCGCGACCACCCCGTCACCGGAGTCGGCCCGGAAATGGTGCTGCGGCGCTACGCCGAGTACCGCCCCGACAATGCCGTGAACGACGTGAATCCGCACCTGCACAACGTTCCGATGCAGATTGCCGCCGAGCGCGGGCTGCCGGCCCTGGCGCTCTGGGCCTGGTTCGTTGTCGCCATCTCCCGCGACCTGGCCCGGCGCTTCCGCCGGCCGGAGACCCGCACGCTCGCCGCCGCGGGCCTCGCCGCGGTGGCCGCCATGCTCGTGGCCGGCCAGTTCGAATACAACTTCGGCGACTCGGAGTTCCTCCTCCTCTTTCTCGTGTTGATAACGCTGCCCGCCGCTAGGGAAGCCGGTCTGGAGACCGGCGAACCCGCTGGTGCGCCGGCCTCCAGGCCGGCATCTTCCGACCCGGAATCCGCGGACACAACGGTGTCCGACCCGCACTAACCCCTTGCGCCACCGTCACGCCCTCGCGGCAGCGATCTTCCTGACGCTCACCGTTCTCCACACCTGGCCGCTCGCCACCGATCCGGCGCGGATGTCGCGCATCCACGACGACGAGTGGCTCAACGCCTGGGCCGTCTCCTGGATCGCGCACCAGTTGCCGCGCGCGCCGCTCGACCTGTTCGACGCCAACATGTTCCATCCCGCCGAGCAGGCGATGCGGTACACGGAGCCGCTCGTTGTCCCGGGACTCATCGGCGCCCCGTTCTACTGGCTCGGCGCTTCGCCCCTTCTGACCCACAACCTGCTCGTCCTCGCCGGCCTGCTGCTCACCGCGCTCGCGATGCACCGGCTCGTCGTCCACTGGACCGGCGACTTCTGGAGCGGCATCCTGGCCGGGGCGCTGCTGACGTTCGGCACCGCGATGGCGACCCGCATCGCGCACATCCAGTTCCTGCACTTCTATGCCTTCCCGTTCGCCGTGCTCGCCCTCGATCGCCTCCTCACCGGCGGGCGGGCGCGCGACGCGGCGTGGGTCGGCGTCTGGGTGACCGTAGCGGCGCTCACCTCCGGGTACCTGGTCGTGCTTGTCGTGGTTGCCCTCGGCGCCGCGTTCGTCATGCGGGCGGGCGACTGGTGGGGACGGCGCGCAACCGGCATCGCGGTGCGCCTCGGCGGCGCCGCCGCGGTGACGGGGGCCCTCCTCCTCCTCCTGATGCGCCCCTACCTGGGGGCGGAGCTGCGACGCGCCCTGGTCGTGGACGCAGGCAGCATCGGTGAATCGCTGGCCGGGTTCCTGAGAACCGCGGCCGACCTGCACTACGGACTCTGGAGCGAGCGGTTCTGGAGCGGGGATGCGCCGAGCGCGATGTTCCCCGGCGTCGTCGCAATCGTCCTCGCGGGCGCCGCATTCGCCGCACGTGGACGCCACGCACCGCACGGCGTGCGCCGCATGTTGATCGGCATCGGCGCAGTCGGCGCAGTCCTCTCCCTCGGCATGCTGACGCCCGTCTACGGCTGGCTCGCGGCCGTCCTGCCGCCACTCCTCGGCCTGCGCTCACCGTCCCGGTTCGCGATGCTGACGATTTTCGCCCTCGCCGCCCTCGCCGGCATCGGCTGGAGCGCGGTGCGGGAACGCCTGAACCCGCGTTGGCAGACTGCCGCGGCGGTCGGCCTGCTCGCGCTCGCGACGGTCGAGAGCCTGCACGCACCGCTCCCCTACCGGGAACTGACCCGCGACGAGTGGTATCCACCCATCTACGGGATGCTCGAGGCGTCGCCGCCCGGGCCCATCGCGGAGCTGCCGGTGCCACGCAGCGTCTTCTTCCATGAGAACGCGCGCTATCTGTTGGCGTCGACACAGCACTGGCGGCCCATCCTCAACGGCTTCGGCGGGTTCTATCCGGAGAGCTACGCGGAGGCGGTCCGGCGCCTCGCGACCTTCCCCTCCGACGACGCGGTCGACTACCTCCGGTCCGTCGGCGTGCAGACAGTGATCGTGCACGGCAATCGGATGCGCTACTTCCATTTCCGCCGCGTGCTGGCGGAAGCGGACCGGCGCTCGGATGTTCGGCTGGAGGCGCAACTGGACCGGGATGTGATCTATCGCATCGCGCCGCACGACGGCCGGGAAATAGGTACCATCCGGCCGGGTAGATGAACGATCCGACGCACACGCGCGAACGGCGGAAAACGATTGCCGTCTGCGCCGGCGTCACACTCCTCGCCGCCACCCTCGCGTTCTGGTGGAGCACGACGAACCGCTACCGCCTGACCGGCGACGAGCCGCACTACTTCATCCTGGCCGCCAGCCTCCTGCGCGATAGCGATGTCGACGTCCGGAACAACTTCGACGAAGACATAGCCACCGGCGAGATCTATGGTTCGTTCCCGGACCTCCCGAGTCGTCACGTCAGCGCTCGCGACGGCCGGGAGTACTCCCTCCACGCGCCCGGGCTGGGTGCGCTGCTAGTCCTTCCGTTCGCGATTGGCGGACCGCTTGCAGGCCGGCTGCTTCTTTGCCTGTTGATTACGCCGATCCTGGGCTGGGCTTGCTGGCGCTGGTTCAATGGGCGGGCTCCGCCGGGCGACGTGGCGCTCGCCACTGCGGGCGTACTGCTGTGCCCGGTGATCCTGCTCGGTTCGGGACAGGTTTACAGCGACCTTCTGGCCGGTGTCCTCATCGTGGCGCTCGCCGTCTGGCTGTGGGACGGCGAAGGGGAACGCCAAGCATCCGACTCCGCACACGCTTCCGGCGCGAGGTCGCCGGCCGCGTGGACACTCTTCGGTCTCATTGCCGGCGTCCTTCCCTGGCTGCACATGAAGTACCTCGGCACTACTGCGTTGTTCGGCCTGTTCGCCGCTTGGCTGATCCAGCGCGAGGGAGGGCGGAGAACTGACCGCGGACCCCAACGGAACTGGGGCCATATCGCCGGCGGCGCGCTCCTCTTGACCGGACCGGCCGCCTTCCTCGCCTATCAGATGGCAACCCATGGCCAGCCCCTTGCCGGCCTGGGAAACCAGATGACGGATACTCCGTACCTGCGTGCCGCCGAGTTCCTGATCGGTGAACACCTCGATCAGTCGCACGGCCTCTTCTGGCACCAGCCACTCTTCTTTGCTGGCCTCATCGCCTTGGGCTGGATGATCCGCACCCGTCACCCTCTGACTATCCCCTGGTTGCTGCTCTACGCCTCGCTGATGCTCCCTCCCGCACTGCGGGGGGCATGGGGCAGCGTGCCGCTCGGCCGGTTCAACTGGGGCGGCTTCTGGCTTTGGCTCATCCCGATCGGCTACTGGCTACAGTCCGAACGAAGCGCCATCGGACGGTACGTCCGCCCAGCCGTGCTGACGGTGCTCGCCTATCAAGCGCTGCTGGCATTCCGTTGGATTCCGGATCCGACCCGCCTCTTTGACTACGCCTCGTCTGCCCTGGTGTGGGCACGCGACTCCCTCTTCCCATTGCCGGTCCGCTACGTGCTCCCCCACTTCTACGGTGATGCGGGCGATGGCTGGTGGGTCGTGCGCTACCTGGAGTACCTACCCAATCTGGTTTGGATCCTCGCAACGGCACTGCTGATCGTTACTGGTCTGCTCTGGAGCGCCGACGGGCGGCGGAGGCTGCGTCCCGTGTGGATCGGGGGATTCATCGTCGCTGCGTTCCTGCTGCCCGTCGAACCCACAGCCGACCGGGAAGGGCCACATGACGACGGCCTCCACGATCCGATGATGCGGTCGCTCCGGAGCACCTTCGCGCGGCGGTTCGAGGCGGAACGCATGTTTCCGACCGAAACGGCAGCCCGAACGACACGCTTCGACGACGAAGCCAGCGACGGACGTGCGCGCGCCGCCGACCCGGACCGGCCGGACGGGGTGATCACCTTCGGCCCCTACCTCGGCGTCGACGCGGGGCGTTACCGTATCGAGGCGGCGATGCGGCTCGAGACGCCGTCGGATGCCGCACCAGCCGCCTGGCTTAATGCAACGACCGATCGCGGTCGCGTCTCGCACGGCCGTATCGACATCGCAGCCTCACGCTTGCCAGCCGACGGAAGCTACACGATTGTCAGTCTCTCCATCGACGCGGTGGAACCCCTCGGCGACCTGGAGTTCGTCGTCGGAGCCCATCCCGGGGTTGACCTAGTGGTTGACTACATCGACCTCATCCCCGTCCTGCCATGAGTTTGTCGACGGGCGTTCGACGCGACAGAACACTGGCCGTAGCGACATGCGCCAGTGCGGCGTTGCTGGCAGCCATGCTGGCGTTCTGGTGGACCAGCTCCGACCGGTACCGCCTCACGGGCGATGAGCCGCACTACGTCGTACTCGCGGCAAGCATATGGCGCGACGGTGACTTTGACGTCCGCAACAACTTCGACGAAGACGCCACTACTGCCGAAATCTACGGTCCGATTCCCGACAGACACGTTGGTACGCGCAACGGCCGACAGTATTCGCACCACCAGCCCTTATTGAGTGTCCTGCTTGCCCTCCCATTCGCGATCGGGGGGACGGTCGGGGCGCGGCTTTTTCTCTGCCTCCTGATCACACCCATTCTTGGCTGGGCCGCCTGGCGCTGGCTCCACGGACGTGCCCCACCAGCCGACGTGGCGATCGCACTGGCGGGGTTGTTGTTCTGTCCCGTCATCCTGTTCGGTTCCGGCCAGGTTTACGGCAACCTTCTGGGGGGAGCCGTCATTTCGGCGCTCGCGATCTGGCTCTGGCAGGGCGAGGATCTCGCCCGGACATCCTCGGCACTGACGCGCCGGGAGGGGCGTTCACCTATCGCATGGATGTTCTTTGGCGTGGTGGCCGGCCTCTTGCCCTGGCTGCACATGCAGTACCTCGCCGTTACCTTCCTGCTTGGCGTGTTCGCCATCTGGCAGGTCTGGCGCGAACAGCCGTGGCGCGACGGAATCGCGCGTGACTCTCGGTGGGGCTACACGGCGGGCGCCGTAGCGCTCGTGCTCGGACCTGCAACGTTCTTCATGTACCAGATGGCGACACTGGGACAGCCCTTCGGCAACATGGAGCGTTTCATAGTAGAAACCCCGTACCTGCGCGCCGCGGAGGTCTTGATCGGCAACCACCTCGATCAGTCGCACGGCCTTTTCTGGCATCAGCCACTCTTTTTCCCGGGTCTGATCGCCATTGGCTGGATGGCTGGAAGGCGGCATCCGCTCACGATTCCCTGGCTGCTGCTGTACGCGGCCCTGATGACGCCGCCCGCGCTCCTGGGCACGTGGAGCACGATGCCGATCGGCCGATACAACTGGGCCGCCTTCTGGCTCTGGCTGATTCCCATCGGTCTGTGGCTACGGGCGGAACGAGCCAGTCTCGGTCGCTACGTCCGTCCGGTGGCGCTGGGGGTATTGGCGTATCAGGCGATACTGGCGCTCCGCTGGGTACCGGATCCAACGCGCCTCTTCAACTACGCGGAATCCCCGTTGGTTTGGGCTCGCGATTCCCTTTTCCCACTATCAGTCCGCTACGTCTTTCCCCACTTCTTTCTCAACACCAGTGACGGCTGGGGCGTCGTGCGCTATCTCGAATACCTGCCAAACCTGATCTGGGTCGCGGCAGCGGCGCTTCTGTTCGTGACGGGATGGATGTGGAGCGCCGAGGGACGCCGCCGCCTGCGGCCGGTCTGGATCGGAGGGGTCGCCGTCACTGCCCTGCTGCTGCCCGTCGAACCGACCGCCGACGCGGAGTCGCCTACCGACGATGGGCTCCATGAACCGATGGCGCGGTCGATTCAGAGCACGTTCCCGCGCCGCTTCGAGGCGGAACGCATGACGCCGATGCAGACGGCGGACCGCACGACCCGCCTGGACGAGCAGGCAAGCGGCGGCCGCGCCCGCGCCGCCGACAACGGGCGATCCGACGGCCTGATGACGTTCGGCCCCTATCTGGACATGAACCCTGGGCGTTATCGAATTGAAGCCGCTATGCGCCTTCGAACATCCTCCGAAGCCGCGCCGGCCGCCTGGCTCGATGTCCGGTCGGCGCGCGGTCAGTTCGCGCACGGCCGGGTCGACGTGCCAGCCGCGAACCTGCCGATAGACGGCGGCTATACGACCGTCAGCGTCGCTTTCGACGCGGTCGAGCCGCTCGAGGATCTGGAGTTCCGGGTTGGCGCGCACCCGGGAGTCGATCTGCTCGTGGACTACATTGACCTGATTCCGGTGCTGCCATGACGTCGCGTCCCGCCGGCACGCTGCCAACGGTCTCGTCGTGGCTGAAGACGGCCGCCCTCGTTTGCCTGCCCTGCGCGTTGCTCACTGCCGGGAGCGTCTATCTGGCCGTGCAATGGACCGCGTCCGGCGATCTGCCGATCATCGGCGACGAACCGCACTATCTGATTACCGCCGCGAGCGTGGTGCGGGACGGCGACCTCGACGTCGCGAACAACTACGAGTACGAAAACACCGCCCGCGAGGTATTCCCCGCCGACCTGGCGCCGCACGCCCTGCGCCAGGGACCGCACCTCTGGCCGCAACGCATGCCCGGCCTCAGCGTGCTGCTCGCGGTCCCCTTCGGCCTCGGCGGCGCGCTGGGGGCTCGCGCGGCGCTCCCGCTCGTGATCATCCCGTTGCTTGCCGCCGCCGTCTATCGATGGAGCCGAACCTGCCTGGGTCCGCTCGACGCGACGGTGGCGACGGTCGGCGTGCTGGCCTGCAGCCCCGTGGTCTTCGGAGCGTCGCAGGTCTATCCGGACCTCTTGGTAGGCGCCACTGCTCTGACGCTGCTGGGTTGGCTTTGGGGAAGCGGACGTCGCAGCTACTTGGGATGGTGCATTTACTGGTTCGTAGCCGGCTTGTTCTGCTGGATGCACGTGAAGTACTACGCGCCGTCGGCGGTTCTGGGAGCCCTGGGCGCCTGGCAGCTCTGGCGCGACGCCGATGCCCGTTTTACGCGCACGAGTTACCTGACCTTCGGCGGTCTTCTTCTGGCCGGCCCGGCCCTGTTCTGGGCATTCTCCGTCCCCAGATTCGGGAACATCATGGGCGGAAGGGGCAGCGGGGAACTGAACGTCGACTCTTCCACGGCGCTGGAGCTCTTCCTGGGCCTGCACATCGATCAGATTCACGGCCTGTTCGTCCAGCAGCCGATCCTGCTGCCCGGTCTCGTCGCGCTGGGCTGGATGATCCGGCGGCGGCATCGACTGACGCTTCCCTGGCTCGTGTTGTACGGATCGCTGATCGCGCCCAACGCCCTGCAACACATAGCGTATGGCGGTCATGTCGCACCGGCCGGACGGTACGGCTGGTCGGCGGCGTGGCTGTGGCTCGTTCCCATCTGTATCGCCATCGGCGAACTGCGGGACCGCAGTTCGTTCTCGCGAGCCGTACGGCTGACCGTTCTGGCCGGCGCCGCCTATCAGGCGGTACTAGCCCTCCAGTGGGTGCCCGTACCGCAACGGCTGTTCAACGGGTTGTTCCCGCTGGACACCTGGCAGCCGTCCCTATTCGCGAACGGCTGGATGTTGTCGCTCCCGAAGCTCGGCCCGCACGCTGACCCCGGCTATCCTCCGAACGTCGTCTGGACGCTCGGCGTCCTGTCGCTGCTTGCCGCCGGTTGGTTGCGACGGGCAAGACTGCGGTATGCGCCGCTGGTGGCGACTGCCGTCCTTGGCGTGTTTCTGTTGCCGGTCGAGGACCCGTTGGATCGCTCCCAGTCGGTGGCGCGTCGATACGAAGCCGAGAACACGCCGGCACGGTGCGCCGTCCGGCCCCGCGGGACCGCCAGCAATGGTCACAGTTGTCAACAGGATGCGGACAACGCAGCCGCGGTGGCCGGACCATTCATTACCCTGGAGCCGGGTCGGTACCAAGTCACGGCGGTAGTGCATCAGGGCCTGAACTCGTCAGCCGGCGATGGAGTCATCGACGTGATGGCCGACCGCGGCCGCATCCACATCGCACGCCACGATTTCAGTCTGATTCCGGCTCCCGACTGGTCCTCGCTTGCTTTCCATTTCGACATTGCCCGGACCATGCAGGATGTCGAATTCCGGATTCGCGCATTCCGGGGCATCGAGATCGACTACATCGATCTGTCGTACGACGAGTAGCGAGCCAGATGGTATTGCTTTCCTGTTGTGCCATGAATGGACATGTCTACCATTAGACGAATGAGATACCGTAAACGGTCATTCCATCCATATACGGCACAAAACGCCATGAGTTGGAGATCCTGCCATTTTCCGCGTGCCAGCTGGCGGCCCGGCGTCCGCCGCGCCGCCGCGATCGCTCTGGCCGCTCTCACGCTGACCGGCACGCACGCCGCAGCAGCCGCGGAATCGTGGAGCGTTTCTTCGGGCGACGTCGAAGTCCGCTGCCGCCTCACGGTCGGCGGCAGCTTCAACGTAGCCACCACCGCGCTCTCCGGAACGCTCCAGCGCTCGACGTTGGACGGGGCGGACTATGCCGGCGAGCTGCGCGTCGACTTGGCAACTCTCGACAGCGGCATCGAGCTGCGCAACTCCCATCTCCGGGGCACTTATCTGGAGCTGGAGCGCGGCCCGGATTTCCAGCATGCCGTGCTCTCGGGCATCGTCCTCGACGATCCGCTGCCGGATGGCGCCGGCCGCCACGACGCAGACTTCTCCGGAACACTGTCCCTGCACGGCATGGAACGCCCGATCGAAGGCGAAGTGGAGCTGCGCCGGGGCGACGGGCAA includes:
- a CDS encoding O-antigen ligase family protein, with translation MPPCLSDSGRDPRDAHGRGDPRGCAGGRGRPGRSGGFSGSGGGRYPEAMTTHGGVATAASPGRPDAGASWPGRFETVAWWLLPLFVFALPLSVAASGILLTALLAVWAGLLVTAGERPAVPAFFWPLAAYSGWTLATVPFSIDPTASLIESREVLLYLTVPVVYRLARGDRAWSMTNVVLTAGALTAAIGIVQYGILEFDNLGRRPSGSMGHYMTYAGLLMLALVVAVSRVTFGARDRLWAALMLPALMAALAVTLTRGAWIGALAAVGLLLVLRDRRLLLVAPVAVLVVYFVAPATVTDRALSIFDPANPTNRDRVAMFTVGAGMVRDHPVTGVGPEMVLRRYAEYRPDNAVNDVNPHLHNVPMQIAAERGLPALALWAWFVVAISRDLARRFRRPETRTLAAAGLAAVAAMLVAGQFEYNFGDSEFLLLFLVLITLPAAREAGLETGEPAGAPASRPASSDPESADTTVSDPH
- a CDS encoding YceI family protein, encoding MDMSTIRRMRYRKRSFHPYTAQNAMSWRSCHFPRASWRPGVRRAAAIALAALTLTGTHAAAAAESWSVSSGDVEVRCRLTVGGSFNVATTALSGTLQRSTLDGADYAGELRVDLATLDSGIELRNSHLRGTYLELERGPDFQHAVLSGIVLDDPLPDGAGRHDADFSGTLSLHGMERPIEGEVELRRGDGQMRVEATFSISLEAFDIPPPRYLGVGVRDTVEVTVAFDATPAETSTGGTP
- a CDS encoding Trm112 family protein, with product MAIDPELLAILACPTCRTPVTLTAGGAGLRCAECRRVFPIQDEIPVMLMDEAIPEDAPADAADPGGPADSADPAGDDTPKP
- a CDS encoding tetratricopeptide repeat protein; protein product: MRRPTCALFGVALLLAPVTGLPAAAQTASGPDLEAGDRAEAYRLFMLGRHLEGEGDTDGAIQALRDAAGLDPTSGEPLAELAGLYARAGREDESLAAANEAIERESANVSAHRVLGMNHASAAMSREATREDVDQAITHLEQARDTVVPDLQVELTLGRLYLRAGQNDDAIDLLEALAKDQLGYQPSRLLLSQAYEQAGRGEEALATLEETVATGRPTYQALARLGEMYERRRRWSDASAAYERAAALNPRNASVRQRLAGTLIEADEPARARAVIEDLLEMRPRDALAWRLLAEVELETNNFDAAETAAARLIELEPEGLRGPSVLARVFERRREYQRIVDTLAPVLARALSQEVRPERLVTVFDRLGFAYEMLEDSDGAIRVYEGAIALMPSDVRFLARLAQAYVDADRDRDAQDALRRARVNNPANLSIEMIEADLLARSGDVDAGGEALRAVLEGNPDDVRAHLALASYYSRHDRHGEAIALLEAARERFPSVTSIPFQLGAMFEQTDRFAEAEEMFRVVIEEDPDHAPALNYLGYMLAERGERLNESVELIARALEVDPHNGSYLDSIGWAYFKLDQLDLAEPPLRAAAEQLQRNSVVQDHLGDLMERLGRFEEAIAAWERALNGDRDGVDAGVIQQKIDDVRQR